One part of the Treponema peruense genome encodes these proteins:
- a CDS encoding CarD family transcriptional regulator, translating into MSKPKTDFTVNQKIVYPSQGVGKITEIFKKEFNGEMTYYYKIYLDISDMYVMVPVDKAANLGIRPIVSAEEAQKSLDLIGEDFEPPTSDWKLRYQMNLELLKKGTIEDIAAIVRCLYHRSKVKELPILERKLYDNAKKLLEDEIAEALGITSKEVEVMLHAKLEPLGLKSEKKPVFTEDEDEDDDEFGSDLDSKDNGDDEEDDSDGDDMDDDED; encoded by the coding sequence ATGTCAAAACCAAAGACCGATTTTACAGTGAACCAAAAAATAGTTTACCCTAGCCAGGGTGTCGGTAAAATCACTGAAATTTTCAAGAAAGAATTCAACGGCGAGATGACTTATTACTATAAGATTTATCTCGATATCTCGGACATGTATGTCATGGTTCCGGTAGACAAAGCAGCCAATCTGGGTATCAGACCTATTGTTTCTGCAGAAGAAGCACAGAAGTCACTGGACCTTATAGGAGAAGACTTTGAGCCTCCTACTTCTGACTGGAAGTTGCGTTACCAGATGAACCTTGAACTTCTTAAAAAAGGTACAATCGAAGATATTGCAGCAATTGTACGCTGTCTGTACCACCGTTCAAAAGTCAAGGAACTTCCTATTCTTGAACGCAAGCTTTATGACAATGCAAAAAAACTTCTTGAAGATGAAATTGCCGAAGCACTCGGAATAACTTCAAAAGAAGTCGAAGTAATGCTTCATGCAAAACTTGAACCGCTTGGTCTTAAGAGTGAAAAAAAGCCTGTCTTTACAGAAGATGAAGACGAAGATGATGACGAATTCGGAAGCGACCTCGACAGCAAAGACAATGGCGATGACGAAGAAGACGATTCAGACGGCGACGACATGGACGATGACGAAGACTGA
- a CDS encoding adenylate kinase, producing MNFIFLGPPGAGKGTLAAQVAEEYGIPHISTGDIFRAAIKNQTPLGVKVKAIIDAGGLVSDEITCELVDERLKKDDCKKGFILDGFPRTIPQAEALEKICPDVQVVNFEVNNDLIIARLSNRRVCKSCGQNYNVKFLPPKTEGICDKCGGELYTRDDDKLESITHRLEVYREQTEPLINFYRNINKLTDIDSARDSSLVLVDFKKLFPAK from the coding sequence ATGAATTTTATTTTTCTCGGACCACCGGGAGCCGGTAAAGGAACACTTGCTGCACAGGTTGCAGAAGAATACGGAATTCCGCACATTTCTACAGGTGATATTTTCAGAGCTGCCATCAAAAACCAGACACCGCTCGGAGTAAAAGTAAAGGCTATCATTGATGCCGGCGGACTTGTAAGCGATGAGATTACATGCGAACTTGTAGATGAAAGACTCAAGAAAGATGACTGCAAAAAAGGATTTATTCTTGACGGATTCCCCCGCACTATTCCGCAGGCAGAAGCTTTGGAAAAGATTTGCCCGGATGTTCAGGTTGTAAATTTCGAAGTAAACAATGACCTTATCATTGCACGCCTAAGCAACCGCCGTGTATGCAAAAGTTGCGGTCAGAACTACAACGTAAAGTTCCTTCCGCCAAAGACAGAAGGAATCTGCGACAAATGCGGTGGCGAACTCTACACCCGTGATGATGACAAGCTTGAGTCAATCACTCACAGACTTGAAGTTTACAGAGAGCAGACAGAGCCTCTTATTAACTTCTACAGAAACATCAACAAGCTTACTGACATAGACAGCGCAAGAGATTCTTCACTTGTACTCGTTGACTTCAAAAAGCTTTTCCCCGCAAAATAG
- the ispF gene encoding 2-C-methyl-D-erythritol 2,4-cyclodiphosphate synthase, giving the protein MTKTDALTDKIVILTAAGSSTRMGTGKKKEYLKLNGGTVLSKAAASFLTAAFFSMLIVTVPEGGEKDAREALFADERMPTLLKNTKLLFVEGGKTRQESVFNALTAAARCVPLKEEKPVVLIHDAARPFVTEKIIQDTISAALLYGAAVPAIAAVDTQKEISENGTIARHLQRKMIVAVQTPQAFELYPLLECHKAASLTQKEYTDDTEIWDAYPELNGKRSVRVVEGDRCNYKITYAEDLEKNRKMVNTTIRIGLGTDLHALSENRKLFLGGIEIPAAKGELGHSDGDALLHAIADALLGASGLGDIGSYFPPEEKKWKDADSRFLLKQIWTDVKKAGWSLNNLDCVIEIEKPKILPWRQKIIASIAEILETETSRVFVKAKTNEKLDAVGSENAVKTYCTCLLMRQVQE; this is encoded by the coding sequence ATGACGAAGACTGACGCTTTGACAGATAAAATTGTTATACTTACTGCCGCCGGCTCTTCCACAAGGATGGGTACAGGTAAAAAGAAAGAATACCTTAAGTTGAACGGCGGCACAGTTCTTTCAAAGGCCGCCGCCTCTTTTCTAACGGCGGCTTTTTTTTCTATGCTTATTGTTACTGTTCCTGAGGGCGGCGAAAAGGATGCACGGGAAGCACTGTTTGCTGATGAAAGAATGCCGACACTACTTAAAAATACAAAACTTCTTTTTGTTGAAGGCGGCAAAACCCGTCAGGAATCTGTTTTCAATGCACTGACTGCCGCCGCCCGGTGTGTGCCCTTAAAGGAAGAAAAGCCGGTTGTTCTCATACACGATGCAGCACGGCCTTTTGTTACTGAAAAAATCATTCAGGATACAATCAGTGCTGCACTTCTGTACGGGGCTGCAGTTCCCGCAATTGCAGCAGTTGATACGCAGAAAGAAATCTCCGAAAACGGCACAATCGCCCGTCACCTGCAGAGAAAAATGATTGTTGCAGTACAGACACCGCAGGCCTTTGAGCTTTACCCTCTTCTGGAATGCCACAAAGCTGCATCCCTTACACAAAAAGAATATACCGATGACACAGAAATATGGGATGCATACCCGGAACTTAACGGAAAAAGAAGTGTGCGCGTAGTCGAAGGCGACCGTTGCAATTATAAAATAACATACGCAGAAGATTTGGAAAAAAACAGAAAAATGGTAAACACCACAATAAGAATCGGACTGGGAACCGACCTTCACGCCCTGTCAGAAAACAGAAAACTTTTTCTTGGTGGAATAGAAATTCCTGCAGCAAAAGGAGAACTGGGCCATTCAGACGGAGACGCACTTCTTCATGCAATTGCCGACGCACTTCTTGGAGCTTCAGGGCTCGGTGACATAGGCTCATATTTTCCGCCGGAAGAAAAAAAATGGAAAGATGCAGATTCACGCTTTCTTCTCAAGCAAATCTGGACTGATGTAAAAAAAGCCGGATGGTCACTCAATAACCTGGACTGTGTAATAGAAATTGAAAAGCCAAAAATTCTTCCATGGAGACAAAAAATAATCGCATCAATTGCAGAAATTCTTGAAACCGAAACTTCCAGGGTTTTCGTAAAAGCAAAGACGAATGAAAAACTCGATGCAGTAGGCTCGGAAAACGCCGTAAAAACCTACTGCACCTGTCTACTTATGCGCCAAGTTCAAGAATAA